A stretch of DNA from Cheilinus undulatus linkage group 7, ASM1832078v1, whole genome shotgun sequence:
GTCATCCTCCACCGCTGTGAGGGAAAACAACAGAGGAAGGGAGAAAAGATAAGCTCTTGGTATGATAGCAATGGTTTCTctatgaaaaaatataacagTGATGAAGTGAgacttaaagttttaaaatcctCTAATATCAGGGTAGCCAGAGAGACTTTGCTTTGTGTGCTGGATGTACACCTCACTGTTttcataagggggataaagtaCCAGTTAAGCAAAACCTCAAAACCAAACatacatattttacattcaaattCTAATGAAACCCTGTAAGGACGAGGTGTTGGAAatattcctcagagattttgtccatattgacatgataacATCACACAGTCGCTACAGATTTGTCGGCTacacatccatgatgcaaatctTCTGTTTCACCACATCCCCAAGgtgctctactggattgagatctggtgactgtggaggccattggagAACAGTCAGTGCTATGctatgttcaagaaaccagtttgagatgattggaggtttgtgacatggtgcattatcctgctggaagtagctcTCAGAAGATGGGTACTCGCTATCATCTTGAACAcgtctgcccatttttcctctgacctctgatATGAACAAGCCGTTTTCGatgctcactggatattttcaatgtttctgaccattctctgtaaaacctagagatggttgtgtgtgagAATCCCAGCAGATCAGCAGTTTCCGAAAAACTCAGATCAGCccatctggcaccaacaaccatgccacgttcaaagtcacttaaatcccttTCTTCCTTATTATGATGCTCAATTTAAACGTCAGCAAGCCATCTTGACCActtctacatgcctaaatgcattgagttgctttTTGACAgccttgtgattggctgattataTCTGCCATGGCAGCTCTACCATGAATGTTACAACTAAAACCAAGGATTTCACTGGGTTTGAAAATTGTTGGAATTATTTGAGGAAATGCAAATACTCAGctaaatatatatatcataAGAATAGTCTATcgtttttgattaatttataCATTTCAGCAGTAAAATCCTACATTCTATCTTCAATGGGCAAAAACACAGGTAAAATTCAGACTCATGGATGAATGGTCATCTGCTTTAAGAATCAGCCAAGGGATGCAATAGTTTTGTTGCATAAATTGTACGCTGGTGGCTCGGATTCAAGTCTAGCCTGTGTTATTTTCTCTGCAcatcttttccttgtttttgtctctatccactgccctctTTCTCTaatgaaggcaaaaagccccaaaaataaatctaaaaaaaaaattaaaaaatctgaaaaagactTTAACTCCAAATACCTATAAATCTATAGATTAAATGTGTTATTTGTAAACAGTATTTCCTCTCCAGCATGGCCAGACCCACAATAAGGTCCTGGGGCTTCTGCTCACCTCCCCACTCCAATATTTTTCCTACCTTGACTGCCTACTCCCCATCAGAGTTAAACGTAGTTGCGCCTGTAATTGAGCTCTGCATAGAACTAGCACTGAAACAATTCCTGGCAAGTTAATTGCAATCTAAAAACAGTCCAGCATCCACACAACCTCCTCAATGACAAATCGTAACCCAAATTTCGCTAATTTTCAGATCATAACCCataattttgatgaaaaataggGGAAGTTTGGAcataaaatggacataaaatgTAACGGAACAAAGAGATCCTTTAAAATAATAGTGCTTCACAGACTTTTGGCTGCATGTTCATTTTCCTGGCACACAtctgcgacccactgaaaatgactttgtGATCAAATTTTGGGTCTCGACCCAAAATTCTGAGAACTAAGGTTTTATAACACTTtgaaaacaaattttatttaaagttaaaatgttcaCAAAGTTTTGACTGGCACAAGACACAGCATGCATTTTAGATAATACACGGCCCCTCCTACATATATTTCAatacaataacaacaaaatgaGATGAACAGAATAAGACTGAATAGTGTCTCATGAAACTTTGTTCCACACTCATATACTATGAATATTTTGTGATACACTGATGAATAACATTTTGTTTAGCCCATATGAAtctttaattaaaattaaaaatctaattctCATTACATCATCAGAGCGGATCAGGAAAAGCAATTTCCTCTGTTTGACACCAGTTCTTGTCAACAGCCCTCTGTCTGCTCCATTGTCTGAAGATTACTTGTGCAGCAGTGTGCTGATTTTGTTAGTGGCTGAATCAGAACTGTGCAAACACAAGATGAGGAAATGAAATCCCATTAATAAAGCAGAGAGGAGTGTGTGTGCCATGTGAAGCTGTCCTTCTATCAGTGTAGGAGTGTTCACAGAAGCATTAATCCCACTTTATCTTGAAGAACTGTCAGCTGCTTAGCTGCTTAATTCATCTCCCCACGTAATTTCACGTACTCCTATTGAGCCTGGCAACATTACTTCAAACAGTTCAATAAAGAGAGTTTGATTGaatctttatttcatttacacAGAGTTAATTTCCAAAGAAACAACAATTCAGCAAATGcagatcattaaaataatgttgaTGGTCACAATCATGTTACATGCACTAATGCTGCCTGACAGGGGCCTCTTTATAACCATAACAAAAGATTGCAAGTTGTTGTAGCAAACAGTGAACCACCATTTTCAAAGCAGTCTGAAACTGCTCACAGCAGGGACCAGGGGGCCCAGCTTTAGCAGCTTTTTCCCTTATTGTATGAAAGCCAAACCATGAAATAAAACCGGTTGTCTCTTTTGAAAAAACATGCCTTATGAAGCTCCATTTTTATTGACTGGAGCCCTAAAATCAAAAGACATATGCAGCAAAGGTGGGCAGAGTACTCCACTTAGTTTAGGTAATGCCTGAAGTCTGGCCAGTGGCTCCTTCCCCACATGTCATTCCCCCACTCTGTCATCCCAGTTTATGACCCTATCCACCGTCCTATCCCtgcaataaaggcataaaaagcccaaagataaatcaaagaatgaaaaagaaaaaagaaacaagcaaCAAAGTTATGGGGAGGTAGAGTTACCCATCACAAGGGACCCTTGGGCAGCAAAAAAACATTGACAAGATACAACAGAATGGCAGCTTTCACTCACTGttcacattttctttatgtAGCGGTCTTTGACAAAACATCCAGCAATTTCCATGACAATGACGAACATGTCCATCACAGCGGCTCTGTGATGGCAGCTGCAATGACAAGACAGGGATCGTTACggctataaatataaaaaaattggctttgaaaactgttggaaatatttgaggtaatgtaACTCAGTTGAATAATATCTATAATATAggagtttttgttctttaattaATATAGACATTTGAGTgtgaaaattctacatattgcaCTTTTAAGATATACAAACATGATTTTCACAGATCACATTATAACATCAGCCCAACTTAGAAATGCAAGACTTTTTATACAAAGTGTCTAAATGAACAAAGATCAGCGGGTTATTGTTGGTTTTGATGCATTTCTAGTGTATCCTTTACAATGTTGTATCCTGCTGTAACTGTTAATTAGAAAACGTCAGACAGGTTTATGCTGCAGGGATGTTTATGTTTCTTTACAGTATTTAGTCAGCAGGTGCaggacaaaaagaaaagaaatcccATTAAGGAGAATAAATCTCACCCCGAACACTTAAAGTCATTATGCCCCACAGTCCTCAAGGACAGCATTGATCTAACATCTAACAGCATCCATCAGTTATAGCCCACTCCTTCAACTAAACTCCTCTAAAGCATTGTTTCATATCTAACAGCTTCAAAAACGAAATTTAAACTCTGTTACCTTTTTGTGAGTTTAATTTTAGGCATTAACCTTCAGTCGGGGGGGTCAGCATGCAAGTCCCAGCATGGAGTGGTTGCTGGAGAGCTGCAAGTTCACTTCTGGAGTGCTGCTGAGGTGCCCTTGAGAAAGGCACTGGACCACCTACTGCTCACGCGCTCCTTCATATGCAGAGCTCACACTGACATCACTCCAGAAGTAAATAACTCTAGGATCCTGTTTttacatgtgtgtgtttgtgaagtCTTTGCCTGTGTGTGTTAAAAGAACATGTATTTTGGCTGATcatgtttggcttttaaattaattcacagacatacagtgcttgatcagtcaaaaatattgaaaagctCAGAATGCCAACAACTGCACAAACACATTGGGGAACTTCTGGACTATTTATATTCTCCCTTTTTTAACATACCGATGGAGATAAGGGCTGTCAGCATGAAGgcattaatcacgattaacaaaagcattattttttttaactgtgattaactgcATGCTTAGCAGCCCCTTTCAGCACACCTTGGTGTGGCATTGTACCCACTCAATGccacagtttctgtttttttttttttttaacatttaatttttgtgctgttttatgCCTTCAATGATAGAGGAGGATggtggatagaattggaaataTGAGTGAGAGAGCTGGGAGAGACACACGGGAAAGTGTCACAGGCCCgtattcgaacccgggccgaccacgtacatggggcgccTTATACCACTAGGCCACTTGCGGCCCACAcaattttagtttaaaaacctcacagagaggtcagtggACTAGTCAAACATCATCTGAACCATATTTTATCAAAAATTTTTCCCattccttatttcctttttctgcaGTTAAGTTAGTGTCATAATCTTCTATCCACTCAAAGTTCCTTaaagtctttcaaaataaaagcaggaagtTAATCACCATTAGTTTAACACCAGAACTACAAATGATCTCtatatacctaaaacagccagtGGGTAACATTTACTTGTTATCTTAGTGCACTGGTTTTCCAAAAAGAGCTCTCATCAAGAGCAATTATTTAATCACGGACACTGAACAGCTCACTAACCACAGGAAGAGAActaacttagcacaaaaagtatggattttttttgttttgtagattatttcttATAACAACGCTTCTTGGCAGTAAATGTTATCCTGTTGgagagcctgtttatttccctttcaaatgttgccacatttataaggaacatgcatttgtgggatgagaagcagagctgagtatgtgggttgcgcccatgaaaaatgtgccaaatcttttctgcctctgccaaacagcttattccaccactgactcttgtttggtggattggacgATTGAATTcggaagaaacaagacatattgacaatttaaaaatgtatccttttaacaaacaggagtcTCAGTAGCGTGTGGTCACACattgctgtgggatggcatcccattcttcaacaaGCATttgtcagccaatgtggttgtgtcactcactctggcacaaacagcacgcccaagctgatcccacaagtgtacaatggggttgaggtcaggacagCAGGCCATTCCATGCTCTCCaatcccaaattctggaggtagtcccTGAAAAAACCTGATCTGTTTGGGTGGgtattgtcatcttggaggatagagtttggtcccaggctttggagatatgggattgccactggttgcagaatcaaATGATGATATCTCACTGTGTGAGATTGACAATTGGCACCCCGGGGATATCAGAAGCTCAAAatagtcagtagcaacagcaaaataagctgctcagcattggcagagaagatttatcAAAATTTTCATGGGCGCCACCCACatactctgctgctcatcccacaaattcaTGCTCCTTAGAGAGAAATAAACTGTATACAGTATACAGATTTATAGCTAAGAAGCATTGCTACAACAAAGAgacaatctaccaaacacaaatttcctacTTTTTGTGCTTAGTTTAAACTACTGTCAGATGTTGATCCATCACATCAAAACCTGACTTAGGACTGATCGCTCTGTCCTGAAACTTCCCCGCCATCAGATTCTTCCCTCAAAGCATTGAGCAAGTCTATTGATGAATATCTTTTGTTGCCTGTTTCCTCCATGAAGGTTGATCTTTGATTTATGATTAAGTATTGAAGCAAAAACGAGAAGGTTTTTTCATGGCAACATCTACTGTTTCTCTTCttgtgtgaaataaaacagggaAACTCAATGGTTTCTAATGGAGTAAATGATACCCACAAGGTGGTTCTAGGTACAAAtggcagtttttaaaatgaatatttatgctttttttatgACATCAAGCGCTACACAGTAAACCTTTAGGAAAAGTCATTGACTGACAGACTGTTACATTTTATCAATACACAATAGAAGAAAAGTCATGGGTAAATTTTGGCCGAtggcagttctagtgttaatGCTGCATGCCGGTTACTACGAGATGGTAACTCTGAGTACTGAAGTTGCTCAAAGTGTTCAAGTTGTAACTCAGAGTTAAGCGGCATTTGTGATGACATATGAGACTGGTAACTGAAAGTTTGAGTTCAGAGATGAATTggaaaaaatcccaaatgaaaaacatttcaaatgcaaaatagtggaatttcaacatgtgaaaaatgtgagattaatcacagttaactacAGAAATAATGTGACTAACTGCAATTCAAAATTTCAACCATTTCGGAGCCCTAGTTGTGATTCATTCTTGTTATAATCTAAGTAATTCTCCTCTAATGGGTGTGTTTAATCAAAGAACAGTGAAAGTAAGGAATGGTTGATTCAATTCATAGAGCCTATGCCATGCATGATTGAAATTCAGGTTTTCTATCACATTTAAGTGAGGTGGTGCAGCAGTCTACATCCCATTTATCCTTCACTTCTTAACATATTTATGGAATTTTTTTCAACAGCATAGCTGGTACTGTCTGTCAGAGTCTGAAAGCAACAAAGATGAACTGTCTGGCGAGAGAGTCAGGGTAAAACAAGTCAATATGTGCAGCAGAGTGAATCCGGGAGCATGCAGTGAAATGGGGCACCCCCTCTGAATAGTCCATTATCAtcataatgttttcaaaagccAAAAAGATATTGGATATTTGTGTTGACAGGATGGAAGTGAATGCATCATAGATCCAGAGTAGTCCCACTGTATGAGGATTTTACTGTCTTACTTTTAAGTTGATACATTAAGTCCTTGTCTGTCACTATTAGCGTGCCGTCCAGCTCAGACATCCATTTGGACGAGCACCAGAACAGGCGGTGCCTCGGACACTTTGGCCTTGCGAGGCAGCAGATGAGTCAGGCTTCTAAAAGACGGCGTGGCGTGGAGGAGGAGCTCCTTCAGACCTGCCCGAAACTCCCGGCGGATCAGGCAGTAGAGCACTGGGTTGAGGCAGCTGTTGGTGTGAGCCAAACACACCGTCAGGGGGAATGCGTAGGCCTGTGTGTTGTAGAAAGCTTTGCTGAAGGGCACAAGGTCAAACTTTATGAGCACTCCCCACAGCGTCAGTGCCTGGTTGGGGAGCCAGCACAGAAAGAAGGACAGAACCACAATAGCGATGGATTTGGTCACTCTGGAGCGGCGATTTTGCCTGCTCTGCTCCACCTCTGGGCCCCCTGCACCTGTGATGCGTCGGCTAAGGATGAAGCGTAGAAGCAGCAGGTAGCAGACAGTGATTATGATCAGAGGAATAAGGAAACCCAGGAGGACTTTTTGCAGCTGGTAGAGGCCCAAAAGTAACTGTGGATCCCAGCTGCCAGAGTCTGGGAAGCGCACCAGGCAGAGCTCCTCATCCGACACCTGGGCACTGGTGGAATAGATGGCATGAGGCAAAGTGGCCAGCAGAGAGACAGCCCAGATGCCCAGGCTGGTCCACTTGGCTCTGGCTGCTGCCGCCCGCCGGCTGTGCATTTTCAGCGCTGAGGAGATGGAGTAGTAACGTGCCATGCTCATCG
This window harbors:
- the rxfp3.2b gene encoding relaxin family peptide receptor 3.2b; translated protein: MQLNETGVQTSAPEPCEQQILLEDNAGNCSGGPTGNLSLHCWLQLLTRDSIMEFQGDSSSLVVRVMIACVYSIVCALGLVGNSLALYLLHSRYRKKQSSINCFVMGLAITDLQFVLTLPFWAVDTALDFRWPFGRVMCKIISSVTTMNMYASVFFLTAMSMARYYSISSALKMHSRRAAAARAKWTSLGIWAVSLLATLPHAIYSTSAQVSDEELCLVRFPDSGSWDPQLLLGLYQLQKVLLGFLIPLIIITVCYLLLLRFILSRRITGAGGPEVEQSRQNRRSRVTKSIAIVVLSFFLCWLPNQALTLWGVLIKFDLVPFSKAFYNTQAYAFPLTVCLAHTNSCLNPVLYCLIRREFRAGLKELLLHATPSFRSLTHLLPRKAKVSEAPPVLVLVQMDV